The following are encoded together in the Culex pipiens pallens isolate TS chromosome 1, TS_CPP_V2, whole genome shotgun sequence genome:
- the LOC120426458 gene encoding uncharacterized protein LOC120426458 — translation MLLYPAIHLRKLVASVELPDHALVARKIERLLLKALNLLANPPRRAPEFAPWIVVAIDELVTVGALQLSEAAPLIRQGRLQMRLDVFFRPLEVETWEAEDSEYDEPTEEEEEEELEEDDDDIQLVDLEDWFPVDLTSDTDGDELSLMAASVASSAVSRKRRKQQLQEQEPIAWKRPRFSTPYKVDEDAIPYFDESMENYENDDQCKEASSEIVEQPFQVKRMCIFCPRVFRQRFLSAIMSAMDSLPPWEPVPQFKRNGYKLDTVWFVPVDAYSTNWLVSTVENLSKKPWWHRAGIFIEPWSQRFVMRNVIRFTLPWKPGGPGNGMGRVVQRLRKANGRHGSQRWNQIGCRVVGGRIHVFMVVNEYSFRSLARAHFFVFYGFSRYRCQVVERGYK, via the exons ATGCTTCTTTACCCGGCAATCCACTTGCGAAAACTGGTGGCATCCGTCGAGCTCCCGGACCACGCCCTGGTGGCGAGGAAAATCGAGCGTCTTCTGCTTAAGGCGCTAAACCTGCTGGCGAATCCGCCCCGCCGCGCACCCGAGTTTGCCCCGTGGATTGTGGTGGCCATCGACGAGCTGGTCACCGTCGGAGCCCTGCAG ctCTCCGAGGCGGCCCCGTTGATCCGGCAGGGCCGGCTGCAGATGCGCCTGGATGTGTTCTTCCGGCCGCTGGAAGTCGAAACGTGGGAGGCGGAAGACTCCGAGTACGATGAACCCActgaagaggaggaggaggaggagcttGAGGAGGACGACGATGACATCCAGCTGGTTGACCTGGAGGATTGGTTTCCGGTCGATTTGACCAGCGACACCGACGGCGACGAGCTGAGTCTGATGGCCGCCAGCGTTGCGTCCAGTGCCGTTTCGAGAAAGCGACGCAAGCAACAGCTGCAAGAGCAAGAGCCGATCGCATGGAAGCGACCGCGATTCTCGACGCCGTACAAAGTGGACGAGGACGCGATTCCGTACTTTGATGAATCGATGGAAAATTATGAGAACGACGACCAGTGCAAGGAAGCGTCCTCGGAAATTGTCGAGCAGCCGTTCCAGGTCAAACGCATGTGCATCTTTTGTCCGCGGGTTTTCCGCCAACGATTCCTTAGCGCCATCATGTCCGCCATGGACAGTCTCCCACCCTGGGAGCCGGTTCCCCAATTCAAACGCAACGGCTACAAGCTGGACACAGTTTGGTTCGTTCCGGTGGACGCTTACTCGACCAACTGGCTGGTTTCCACCGTTGAGAATTTGTCCAAGAAGCCCTGGTGGCACCGGGCCGGCATCTTCATCGAACCGTGGAGTCAGCGCTTCGTGATGCGGAACGTGATCCGCTTTACGCTGCCCTGGAAACCCGGCGGCCCCGGCAACGGCATGGGTCGCGTTGTGCAACGGCTGCGAAAGGCCAACGGACGGCACGGTTCGCAGCGTTGGAACCAGATTGGGTGTCGGGTGGTCGGCGGCCGGATTCACGTGTTCATGGTCGTTAACGAGTACTCGTTTCGCTCGCTAGCTCGggcgcactttttcgtgttttacGGATTCAGTCGCTACCGGTGCCAGGTTGTCGAGCGTGGCTATAAGTAA
- the LOC120426457 gene encoding arginine/serine-rich protein PNISR-like, with protein sequence MYARSGRNGGGQNGANPGARAGMAAAITPVVKNYQTVRSSSSDGTDWNSLNPNLYQNMSNDQVDWAALAQQWIQMKETLPPEMVPAAPPPPPVISWNQSPPAAATLETIDEQGEAPMEVEKEEDPGQQAQQRPQPSSWQNGSIAWQYPTVTAPEWRSSAWETSWSTGGNQGGNSGSVPPPVVNPQASVAVANWQAKMSRIYKMNDGSGSSVSSEPIAGTVQPATANSKQVEQGSKRIPGLMDQVINLDHAAEDAGQADQDQGEDTTQTINDAKRKLLPAWIREGLEKMEREKQRQVERERDQKQREQLLEQRRQAELEALSELESAKKKSKFESDSEEEEAPDEQEGPSREASPVPARSREEILQELMISVRKNLTEILLEVTNEEIAVLAKETLAKARRKAPTAQALRKTGLATLTGGLGLGMYGDSDDEDEDDEDASGSEKRRDSSDGENEEDDEEIEKALRSTIKQRQKEFEWTAREIEDQLAQEEARDERKRREYEQQQQTQKDQNSDDEDAWGGRAGFGHAASGTAEGSSSVSGGKSGSRDGETQPVNDKIYAHKLGRTRDKRISRFSDPKDTVRQTHITHVAIVPHKPGEIVPPALHLPKSNQMAPTATMVSSGISPPVVLNPSASAPLFPAAVSGLESYKRESSVASEAPSTSSRASHRSGGHREKSSSTSSRHRSSSHKSSHKKHKRSRYSRSEDEDDGNDCYVADDDRYSQYSSSRRSRSSERSSHSRRHRRSYSRDSRDDTRGDGGSSRRSRSPRDYRDNRYRSSRRSRSRSRSPLSRRGRY encoded by the exons ATGTACGCTCGATCCGGTAGAAACGGCGGTGGCCAAAACGGTGCGAATCCGGGTGCCCGCGCCGGCATGGCCGCCGCCATCACGCCCGTCGTGAAAAACTACCAAACAGTGCGTTCCTCGTCTTCCGACGGAACCGACTGGAACTCGCTGAACCCGAACCTGTACCAGAACATGTCCAACGATCAGGTAGATTGGGCGGCACTGGCCCAGCAGTGGATCCAGATGAAGGAAACGCTGCCGCCGGAAATGGTTCCGGCCGCTCCGCCACCGCCGCCGGTCATTTCGTGGAATCAATCTCCGCCGGCAGCGGCAACGCTGGAGACGATCGACGAGCAGGGCGAGGCTCCGATGGAGGTCGAAAAGGAGGAAGATCCTGGGCAGCAAGCGCAGCAAAGGCCGCAACCCAGCAGCTGGCAAAATGGATCAATCGCTTGGCAATATCCGACGGTAACGGCGCCCGAGTGGCGCAGTTCCGCTTGGGAGACCAGCTGGTCCACCGGTGGGAATCAGGGCGGTAATAGCGGGTCTGTGCCGCCGCCGGTGGTGAATCCGCAGGCATCGGTGGCCGTGGCCAATTGGCAGGCCAAAATGTCCCGGATTTACAAGATGAACGATGGAAGTGGGTCATCGGTCAGCTCGGAACCGATTGCGGGAACGGTTCAACCTGCGACAGCCAACAGCAAACAGGTCGAGCAAGGGTCAAAGCGCATTCCGGGGCTGATGGACCAGGTAATCAACCTGGACCACGCTGCTGAAGATGCAGGGCAAGCCGACCAGGACCAGGGTGAGGACACAACGCAGACCATCAACGATGCCAAGCGGAAGCTGCTGCCGGCGTGGATCCGGGAAGGTTTGGAAAAGATGGAACGCGAAAAGCAGCGTCAGGTTGAGCGGGAACGGGATCAAAAACAGCGCGAACAGCTGCTCGAACAGCGCCGGCAGGCCGAACTGGAAGCGCTGAGCGAGCTCGAAAGCGCCAAGAAGAAAAGCAAATTT gaGTCAGATTCCGAAGAAGAGGAAGCCCCGGATGAGCAGGAAGGTCCGAGCCGTGAAGCTAGCCCAGTCCCAGCTAGATCACGGGAGGAAATTCTCCAGGAACTG ATGATCTCCGTGCGCAAGAACCTCACGGAAATCCTGCTCGAGGTCACCAACGAAGAAATCGCGGTGCTCGCTAAAGAAACTCTTGCCAAAGCGCGCAGAAAAG CACCAACAGCTCAAGCGCTGCGAAAGACCGGTCTCGCGACGCTCACGGGAGGACTTG GTCTCGGCATGTACGGCGACagcgacgacgaggacgaggacgaTGAGGACGCAAGTGGCTCGGAGAAGCGGCGGGACTCGAGCGACGGCGAAAACGAGGAGGACGACGAGGAGATTGAAAAGGCGCTGCGG AGCACGATCAAGCAGCGCCAGAAGGAGTTTGAATGGACCGCACGCGAAATCGAGGACCAACTGGCCCAGGAAGAGGCCCGCGATGAGCGCAAAAGGCGCGAGTacgaacagcagcagcaaacccAGAAGGACCAGAACAGTGACGACGAGGATGCGTGGGGGGGCCGGGCCGGCTTTGGTCACGCCGCCTCCGGGACGGCTGAAGGTAGCAGTAGCGTAAGCGGGGGTAAATCTGGATCAAGAGACGGTGAGACCCAGCCTGTTAATGATAAAATATATGCCCACAAGCTCG GCCGAACGCGCGACAAGCGGATATCGAGGTTCAGCGACCCGAAGGACACTGTCCGGCAGACGCACATAACGCACGTAGCCATTGTGCCCCACAAACCGGGCGAGATCGTACCACCGGCATTGCACCTCCCAAAGTCGAACCAGATGGCACCAACGGCCACCATGGTCTCAAGTGGCATTTCGCCGCCTGTCGTTCTGAACCCTAGCGCGTCCGCCCCGCTCTTTCCTGCGGCCGTTAGCGGCTTGGAGAGCTACAAGCGGGAAAGCAGTGTCGCGTCGGAAGCGCCCTCAACCAGCAGCCGGGCCTCGCACCGGAGTGGCGGCCATCGGGAAAAATCTTCCTCGACCTCCTCCCGCCACAGGTCGTCCTCGCACAAGAGTAGCCACAAAAAACATAAACGCTCCCGGTACAGCCGCAGTGAAGACGAAGACGACGGGAATGATTGCTACGTGGCTGACGACGATCGGTACTCACAGTACTCGTCCTCGCGTCGATCGCGTAGTTCCGAACGCAGCAGCCATTCGCGTCGTCATCGGCGGTCCTACTCGAGGGACTCACGGGACGATACTCGCGGTGATGGCGGCAGTAGCCGAAGGTCAAGATCGCCACGTGACTATCGCGATAATCGGTATCGATCCTCGCGAAGATCGCGAAGCCGCTCTCGGTCACCTCTGTCCAGGCGGGGAAGGTATTAG
- the LOC128093032 gene encoding uncharacterized protein LOC128093032: MPEGDNIQPDGNLLYERLEAQNARMMELLERFNLPDGSSRTSNGPEFIIETLASNIREFVYDPDNGLVFDRWYRKYEDLFLKDGAKLDDAAKVRLLLRSLNVAVHDKYVNFVLPKHPRDIEFKETVKKLTELFSVQASLFSKRYQCFQLSKSESDDFVTYAGIVNKHCADFELKKLTADQFKSLLFICCLRSSKDADIHTRLLSMLEVNAEGACTLEALITECHRLQNLKHDTAMVEHKPISPVCAVKQDRNKPSPTTCSSSSDSQSTKTQSALPPSPCWCCGDMHFVRDCAYKQHVCQDCMQTGHKEGYCSCVPKNPKNKQQTNVNILYAANRVNSTSKRKFLTVSINGSQASLQFDTGSDITVISRKQWCDNLDSPPLSPTKQIARTASGKSLSLLGELRCQVTLGGVTITGTFYVTDKQINLFGLDWIELFELWDTPMSAVCSGVTGKLNRVKQQRSLAVKSQGEANTKTGLGATDAASSQSESTAWYEEHLRWYCSQYLTA; this comes from the coding sequence ATGCCGGAAGGGGACAACATTCAGCCCGACGGTAACCTGCTGTACGAGCGGCTGGAGGCCCAGAACGCGAGGATGATGGAGTTGCTGGAGCGCTTCAACCTGCCAGACGGTTCCAGTCGGACTTCAAACGGTCCGGAATTCATCATCGAAACACTGGCGTCCAACATCCGGGAGTTCGTCTACGATCCCGACAACGGTCTCGTATTTGACCGGTGGTACCGCAAGTACGAAGACCTCTTCCTCAAGGACGGCGCGAAGCTCGACGACGCAGCTAAAGTCCGGTTGCTGCTGAGAAGCCTCAACGTGGCCGTGCACGACAAGTACGTCAACTTCGTGCTCCCGAAGCATCCCCGTGACATCGAGTTCAAGGAGACGGTGAAGAAGCTGACCGAGCTCTTCAGTGTCCAAGCCTCGCTGTTCAGCAAACGATACCAGTGCTTTCAACTGTCCAAGAGCGAGTCGGACGACTTCGTGACATACGCTGGCATCGTCAACAAGCACTGCGCAGACTTCGAACTCAAGAAACTCACGGCGGACCAATTCAAGAGCCTGCTGTTCATCTGCTGTTTGCGCTCTTCAAAAGATGCCGACATCCACACGAGACTCCTGTCCATGCTCGAGGTCAACGCGGAGGGCGCATGTACTTTGGAAGCATTGATCACCGAATGCCATCGCCTCCAAAACCTCAAGCACGACACCGCCATGGTGGAACACAAGCCGATAAGCCCAGTCTGCGCGGTCAAGCAAGATCGGAACAAGCCTTCACCGACGACGTGTTCCAGCTCCAGCGACAGCCAGTCAACGAAAACACAGTCCGCCCTACCACCATCACCCTGCTGGTGCTGTGGCGACATGCATTTCGTTCGAGACTGCGCCTACAAACAGCACGTCTGCCAGGACTGCATGCAGACCGGCCACAAGGAAGGTTACTGCAGCTGCGTGCCCAAGAATCCTAAGAACAAGCAGCAGACGAACGTCAACATCCTGTATGCCGCCAACCGGGTCAACTCTACCTCGAAGCGTAAGTTCCTGACGGTGAGCATCAACGGTTCCCAAGCATCTCTGCAGTTCGACACCGGCTCGGACATCACAGTGATCTCGCGGAAGCAGTGGTGCGACAACTTGGATTCACCGCCGCTGTCTCCCACCAAGCAGATTGCCAGAACAGCCTCTGGTAAGTCACTGTCCCTACTCGGTGAGCTCCGATGCCAAGTCACACTCGGAGGCGTCACCATAACCGGAACTTTCTACGTGACTGACAAGCAGATCAACCTGTTCGGTCTCGACTGGATCGAGCTATTTGAGCTGTGGGACACCCCGATGTCAGCAGTATGCAGCGGCGTCACTGGAAAGCTTAACCGCGTCAAGCAGCAGCGTTCTCTTGCAGTCAAATCGCAAGGGGAGGCAAACACGAAAACAGGTCTAGGTGCAACCGACGCAGCTTCCAGCCAGTCCGAATCCACGGCATGGTACGAAGAACATCTCCGCTGGTACTGTTCCCAATATCTCACCGCTTGA